In Erigeron canadensis isolate Cc75 chromosome 6, C_canadensis_v1, whole genome shotgun sequence, the following are encoded in one genomic region:
- the LOC122606149 gene encoding serine/threonine-protein kinase D6PK-like, translating to MDSIIDDGVGSLPTRYNSATMLVFDEKSKKRSSHPLSSSRQSLLEGSQSSSHLLPEPSLKSVSNYKSTYDYTPKENVVAEKVKLQTVGHDEVVSQTAKDYFHKTVGEEIGMIGNAVPGPGSVPSHVEFHSSPQNSVYSNSHFTEAKQSFTSTEVSEIGSIVEKTAEIGEVSESCDYIESNKTSSMYRGSTGSDLSDDSSSSSYNSAIYKPHQQNDTRWEAIQVVKSENESGLLEMKHFRQIKRLGGGDIGSVYLSELIGTRNYFAMKVMDKASLASRNKLLRAQTEKEILQSLDHPFLPTLYAHFDTEKLSCLVMEYCPGGDLHAVRQKQPGRFFPEHAARFYVAEVLLALEYLHMLGIIYRDLKPENVLVREDGHIMLSDFDLSLRCVVKPRLVRSVNTTMEPKNSASRIQPSCIEPSCMFQPSCLQPMCFSPRSMNKQKKEKRSKIKMEIYNQMIPLPELIAEPTNARSMSFVGTHEYLAPEIIKGEGHGSAVDWWTFGIFLYELLFGKTPFKGANNRATLFNVVGHPLRFPETPSVSFAARDLIRGLLVKEPQHRLAYRRGATEIKQHPFFQSVNWALIRCATPPDVPVVSSENVDVNPAGNNYLDIDLF from the exons ATGGATTCTATTATTGATGATGGGGTTGGTTCTTTACCAACAAGATATAACTCTGCAACCATGTTAGTTTTCGATGAAAAGTCTAAGAAACGATCGTCTCATCCGCTATCTTCTTCAAGACAATCGTTACTTGAAGGATCTCAATCTTCATCCCATTTGTTACCAGAACCGTCCTTGAAATCGGTTAGCAATTATAAAAGTACTTATGATTACACCCCCAAAGAGAACGTGGTAGCGGAAAAGGTCAAACTGCAAACCGTGGGACATGATGAGGTCGTTAGTCAAACTGCAAAAGATTATTTTCATAAGACTGTTGGTGAAGAGATCGGTATGATAGGAAATGCTGTTCCTGGTCCTGGTTCTGTTCCTAGTCATGTTGAGTTTCACTCGAGCCCACAAAACAGTGTATACTCAAATTCACATTTTACAGAAGCCAAACAAAGTTTCACCAGTACTGAAGTCAGTGAAATTGGAAGTATAGTTGAGAAGACGGCTGaaattggtgaagttagtgaaTCATGTGACTATATCGAAAGCAACAAAACAAGTAGTATGTATAGGGGAAGCACCGGGAGCGATCTTAGTGATGACAGTAGCTCGAGTAGTTACAACAGTGCTATTTACAAACCCCACCAACAAAACGACACAAGATGGGAAGCAATTCAGGTTGTGAAATCAGAAAATGAATCGGGTTTGCTAGAAATGAAACATTTTAGACAGATAAAGAGATTGGGAGGGGGTGATATTGGAAGCGTTTATCTTTCTGAGTTGATTGGTACACGAAACTACTTTGCCATGAAAGTGATGGATAAAGCAAGTTTAGCGAGCAGGAACAAGCTCTTGAGGGCACAAACAGAAAAGGAAATCCTGCAGTCTTTAGATCACCCTTTTTTGCCCACTTTGTATGCCCATTTTGACACAGAGAAGTTGTCTTGTTTGGTGATGGAGTATTGTCCAGGTGGAGATTTGCATGCTGTCCGCCAAAAACAACCCGGGAGGTTTTTTCCGGAGCACGCAGCCAG GTTTTATGTAGCAGAAGTTCTCCTTGCTTTAGAATATCTGCATATGCTTGGGATCATCTATAGAGACCTTAAACCGGAGAATGTCTTAGTGAGGGAAGATGGTCACATAATGCTATCAGATTTTGACCTCTCTTTAAGATGTGTTGTGAAACCAAGACTGGTTAGATCTGTGAACACTACCATGGAACCAAAAAACTCTGCTTCACGTATTCAGCCCTCATGTATCGAACCATCTTGTATGTTCCAGCCATCCTGTTTGCAACCCATGTGTTTTAGTCCCCGGTCCATGAACaagcaaaaaaaagaaaagagatctAAAATTAAAATGGAGATATACAATCAAATGATCCCACTGCCTGAGCTTATTGCAGAGCCGACAAATGCACGGTCAATGTCGTTTGTGGGGACCCACGAGTACTTGGCACCGGAAATCATCAAGGGTGAAGGCCACGGCAGTGCTGTTGATTGGTGGACTTTCGGGATATTCCTTTACGAACTGTTGTTTGGAAAAACACCGTTTAAAGGGGCAAATAACCGGGCAACATTGTTCAATGTGGTTGGACATCCACTGAGGTTTCCAGAAACACCCTCGGTTAGTTTTGCAGCAAGGGATTTGATCAGGGGTTTGCTGGTAAAAGAACCACAACATCGGCTTGCTTATAGGAGAGGGGCGACAGAGATTAAACAGCACCCGTTCTTTCAGAGTGTGAATTGGGCGTTGATCCGGTGTGCAACTCCACCTGACGTGCCAGTAGTGTCATCAGAGAATGTAGATGTGAATCCTGCTGGTAACAACTACTTAGATATTGATTTGTTTTAG